A DNA window from Ornithodoros turicata isolate Travis chromosome 10, ASM3712646v1, whole genome shotgun sequence contains the following coding sequences:
- the LOC135371162 gene encoding large ribosomal subunit protein P2-like — protein sequence MRYVAAYLLAALGGNKDPSAADVEKILGSVGIEADNERLSKVISELKGKDVAEVIAKGQEKLASVPSGGAVAASGAAAPAAGGGAGAAAPKEAAKKEEKKEESEEEDDDMGFGLFD from the exons ATGCGTTACGTTGCCGCATACCTCTTGGCCGCCTTGGGTGGCAACAAAGATCCATCTGCCGCCGATGTCGAGAAGATCCTTGGCAGTGTTGGTATTGAAGCTGACAACGAGAGACTCAGCAAGGTGATCAGCGAGCTCAAGGGAAAAGACGTGGCAGAAGTCATTGCAAAGG GACAAGAAAAGCTGGCATCAGTACCATCCGGAGGTGCCGTGGCAGCCAGCGGAGCTGCGGCTCCCGCTGCCGGAGGCGGCGCTGGAGCAGCTGCCCCCAAGGAAGCTGCCAAGAAGgaagagaagaaagaagagTCTGAAGAGGAAGATGATGACATGGGCTTTGGACTCTTTGACTAA
- the LOC135371158 gene encoding beta-hexosaminidase subunit alpha-like, translating to MRVISTPFAVRQSMESFVTLTFLALVLCAVGEITYIEVRLPLPGERALPGTPWPAPQSWKTSHFQLTLDPETFSLTSNAESCDVVARALDRYRNLIFIKPEPTCKEESRPFLPGLRVEVEKFEKEHCRYPRHKDDESYTLHVGETGEALLNSSTVWGALRGIETFSQLVYQEEETRKYLINATQIEDFPRFAFRALLIDSARHFQPLKVLKQNLDAMAYNKFNVFHWHLVDDQSWPLEMTTYPNLTKSAYSPRLVYSKADVQDIIEYARLRGIRVIPEVDTPGHTQALGKVFPDVLTACYGNGTRGTPNYPEFAAFEMLNPTQDYTYDLMKDILKEVAESFKDEYIHLGMDEVYYACWNSSPEIKAFMQEKGFDAVNQVEQYYVKRTLDNVKNFGSKYMIWQDPIDNDVEAEKDTLVGVWKDTSLDVKMKTWQEYIAPIAQKGYQMVLSACWYLNYISYGQDWKKYYECDPRGFNGTEEEKDLVVGGEACMWGEYVDGTNIIPRLWPRASAVAERLWSSASYNNTDDASFRLDQQRCRMLRRGIPASPILNGFCGDYDWDVDEKFHGP from the exons ATGAGGGTCATTTCCACTCCATTCGCCGTCAGACAAAGCATGGAGAGCTTCGTCACATTAACGTTCTTAGCGCTCGTATTATGCGCAGTAGGAGAGATAACCTACATCGAAGTCCGCCTGCCCTTGCCG GGCGAGCGTGCCTTGCCGGGCACTCCATGGCCCGCTCCACAGAGCTGGAAGACATCACATTTCCAACTGACCTTGGATCCGGAGACGTTCAGCCTTACTTCCAACGCGGAATCCTGCGATGTAGTTGCAAGAGCGCTAGACCGCTATCGAAATCTGATCTTCATCAAACCCGAGCCCACGTGCAAGGAAGAGTCGAGGCCCTTCCTACCAGGACTCAGAGTGGAAGTTGAAAAGTTTGAGAAAGAGCACTGCAGGTACCCTCGCCATAAGGATGACGAGAGCT ACACGCTTCATGTCGGGGAAACTGGTGAAGCCCTTCTGAACTCCAGTACAGTTTGGGGAGCCTTGCGAG GGATCGAGACATTTAGTCAGCTTGTGTACCAAGAAGAAGAGACCAGAAAG TATTTGATCAACGCCACACAAATTGAAGACTTTCCCAGATTTGCTTTCAGAGCTCTGCTTATTGATTCTGCAAGACACTTCCAGCCTCTCAAGGTCCTCAAACAAAACTTG GACGCTATGGCATACAACAAGTTCAACGTGTTCCATTGGCACCTTGTTGATGACCAGTCCTGGCCCCTGGAGATGACTACGTACCCTAACCTAACTAAG AGCGCTTATTCACCCCGGCTCGTGTACTCAAAAGCTGACGTCCAAGACATCATAGAGTACGCTCGACTTCGTGGCATCCGTGTAATTCCTGAGGTGGATACACCTGGACACACTCAAGCGTTGGGCAAGGTGTTCCCTG ACGTCCTGACGGCCTGCTACGGTAACGGCACACGAGGTACCCCCAACTACCCGGAGTTCGCCGCCTTTGAAATGTTAAACCCAACGCAAGACTACACTTACGATCTCATGAAGGATATTCTGAAGGAAGTTGCTGAATCGTTTAAGGACGAGTATATTCATCTCGGAATGGACGAAGTATACTACGCCTGCTG GAATTCTAGTCCCGAAATCAAAGCATTCATGCAGGAAAAAGGATTCGATGCTGTGAACCAGGTAGAGCAGTACTACGTCAAGCGAACGTTAGACAATGTCAAGAACTTCGGTTCCAAGTACATGATTTGGCAAGATCCTATAGACAATGACGTCGAG GCAGAGAAGGACACCCTGGTAGGTGTGTGGAAGGACACTTCTCTGGACGTCAAGATGAAAACATGGCAGGAATACATTGCTCCCATCGCCCAGAAGGGCTACCAGATGGTGCTATCGGCTTGCTGGTACCTGAACTACATCAGCTATGGGCAGGACTGGAAGAAGTATTATGAATGTGACCCTAGGGGCTTCAATG GtacggaagaagaaaaagacctGGTCGTAGGTGGTGAGGCGTGCATGTGGGGAGAGTATGTGGATGGCACGAACATCATACCGAGGCTTTG GCCAAGAGCTTCTGCAGTGGCTGAGCGACTCTGGAGCAGTGCGTCTTACAACAACACAGACGACGCCAGCTTCAGACTGGACCAGCAGCGATGTCGTATGCTAAG GCGTGGTATTCCTGCTTCACCTATTCTCAACGGTTTCTGTGGCGACTACGACTGGGATGTAGACGAGAAGTTCCACGGCCCGTGA
- the LOC135370354 gene encoding complement component 1 Q subcomponent-binding protein, mitochondrial-like → MAGNIIANVSRVLSRSSRYNSLLNVINVGKNELVTVKPLSSYASAARSRHLLKPSSTLKTVTCSCSQAITKGDKELAEFLLEEIDAEKKARKGSQLPKLEGFDVKADGAELTLTKKFNSETVTVRLNVNHSVDAEDAENFTPSSDKVPEAGEMKSKPSFNVEIEQNGKKLYFSCTFTEGGAPEDQSQDSYNDAFSVAEFAIYEGDWKDAVYTVSGDIMDGYLYDLLMNMLEERGISNEFADQLVEFCTTYEHGLYIELLEKLRAYVTQK, encoded by the exons ATGGCTGGAAACATTATTGCTAACGTGTCCCGAGTTTTGTCACGTTCCTCAAGGTATAATTCATTGTTAAACGTTATCAACGTTGGGAAGAATGAGCTAGTCACTGTTAAGCCCTTGTCGAGCTACGCGAGTGCGGCGAGAAGCCGGCATTTACTGAAGCCTTCGTCTACGCTTAAAACAGTAACTTGCAGTTGTAGTCAAGCCATTACGAAAG GAGACAAAGAGCTCGCAGAATTTCTGCTGGAAGAAATCGACGCAGAAAAGAAGGCAAGAAAGGGGAGTCAGCTTCCAAAGTTAGAAGGGTTCGATGTGAAGGCGGATGGTGCAGAGCTAACACTCACGAAAAAGTTCAACAGCGAAAC gGTTACAGTACGTCTGAACGTAAATCATTCTGTGGATGCAGAAGATGCAGAAAATTTCACGCCTTCTTCAGACAAAGTTCCAGAGGCTGGCGAG ATGAAATCAAAGCCTTCGTTCAATGTGGAAATCGAACAAAACGGGAAGAAGCTGTACTTCAGCTGCACATTCACAGAGGGTGGTGCTCCTGAAGATCAGAGCCAGGACAGCTATAATGATGCTTTCAGTGTGGCAGAATTTGCTATCTACGAAGGGGACTGGAAGGATGCAGTCTACACAGTGTCTGGAGACATTATGGATGGG TACCTGTATGATCTCCTGATGAACATGCTGGAGGAGCGAGGCATCTCAAATGAGTTCGCAGACCAACTGGTGGAGTTTTGTACGACATACGAGCACGGTCTTTACATCGAACTTCTGGAGAAGCTTAGAGCGTATGTTACCCAGAAGTAG